The following proteins are co-located in the Massilia litorea genome:
- a CDS encoding 6-phosphofructokinase, with the protein MSSGKILVAQGGGPTAVINQSMVGVTLEARRFRNVTRIYGALHGVRGIVNEDFLDLTQETSHNLELVAATPSSALGSTRDKPDTAYCTRIFDVLRAHEIEHFFYIGGNDSADTVRIVSEQARAAGYPLRSIHIPKTIDNDLVGNDHTPGFPSAARFVAQAFAGANLDNAALPGVYVGVVMGRHAGFLTAASALGKKFPDDGPHLIYLPERVFELERFLADVKAAYERYGRCVIAVSEGVHDAAGEPIITLLAKEIEKDAHGNVQLSGTGALADLLCEEIKSRLGIKRVRGDTFGYLQRSFIGCVSDVDQREAREVGEKAVQFAMWGNADGSVVIRRMGFYSVDYELLPLDQVAGKTRTMEDEFISESGTDVTDAFRLYLRPLLGSGMPDAFRLRGARVDKILAR; encoded by the coding sequence ATGTCGTCAGGCAAGATCCTCGTTGCACAAGGAGGCGGTCCGACCGCCGTCATCAACCAGTCGATGGTCGGCGTGACCCTGGAGGCGCGCCGCTTTCGCAACGTGACGCGCATCTACGGTGCCCTGCACGGCGTGCGCGGCATCGTCAATGAGGACTTCCTCGACCTCACCCAGGAAACCAGCCACAACCTGGAACTGGTGGCGGCCACGCCCTCCTCGGCGCTCGGCTCGACCCGCGACAAGCCCGACACCGCCTATTGCACGCGCATCTTCGATGTCCTGCGTGCGCACGAGATCGAACATTTTTTCTACATCGGCGGCAATGACTCGGCCGACACGGTGCGCATCGTCAGCGAGCAGGCGCGTGCCGCCGGCTACCCGTTGCGCTCGATCCACATCCCGAAAACCATCGACAACGACCTGGTCGGCAACGACCACACGCCCGGATTTCCCTCGGCGGCACGCTTCGTCGCCCAGGCCTTTGCCGGCGCCAATCTCGACAATGCGGCATTACCCGGCGTCTACGTCGGCGTCGTGATGGGGCGCCATGCGGGTTTTCTCACCGCCGCCTCTGCCCTGGGTAAAAAATTCCCGGATGACGGCCCGCACCTGATTTACCTGCCCGAGCGCGTGTTCGAGCTGGAGCGCTTCCTGGCCGACGTCAAGGCGGCCTACGAACGCTACGGGCGCTGCGTGATCGCCGTCTCCGAGGGGGTACATGACGCCGCCGGCGAGCCGATCATCACCTTGCTGGCCAAGGAAATCGAAAAGGATGCGCACGGCAACGTACAACTGTCCGGCACCGGCGCGCTGGCTGACCTGCTGTGCGAGGAAATCAAGAGCAGGCTCGGCATCAAGCGCGTACGCGGCGATACCTTTGGCTACCTGCAGCGCTCCTTCATCGGCTGTGTGTCCGACGTCGACCAGCGCGAGGCGAGAGAGGTCGGCGAAAAGGCGGTCCAGTTCGCGATGTGGGGAAACGCCGATGGCTCGGTCGTCATCCGCCGCATGGGCTTTTATTCGGTCGACTACGAGTTATTGCCGCTGGACCAGGTTGCCGGCAAGACGCGCACCATGGAAGACGAATTCATCAGTGAGAGCGGTACCGATGTGACCGATGCCTTCCGGCTTTATTTGCGCCCCCTGCTCGGCTCCGGCATGCCGGACGCGTTCCGCTTGCGCGGGGCGAGGGTCGACAAGATCCTGGCACGTTAA